In Rutidosis leptorrhynchoides isolate AG116_Rl617_1_P2 chromosome 2, CSIRO_AGI_Rlap_v1, whole genome shotgun sequence, one genomic interval encodes:
- the LOC139893309 gene encoding uncharacterized protein, with product MSTTAALGSGASPATAFATRNSYPLSSPHQKTTFQGVSIQDAKRSVSIAFLKYSNKESVKAVRGVGGLEVNARKTAGASKEIEVEVDKPLGLTLGPKPGEGGGVIITGVDGGGNAAKAGLKVGDQVIYTSSFFGDELWPADRLGFTKTAIQAVPDSVYFVVSRGAYVDVKRLPKRPQPPRFGRKLTDAQKARATHICLDCGFIYTLSKPFEEQPDEYLCPQCRAPKKRFAGYDPATGKAIGGTLPPIGVILGLVVGLAGVGALLVYGLQ from the exons ATGTCAACCACAGCTGCACTCGGATCCGGGGCCAGTCCGGCCACCGCTTTCGCAACAAGAAACTCATATCCATTATCATCACCTCATCAG AAAACAACATTTCAAGGTGTGTCAATTCAAGATGCCAAAAGAAGCGTCTCCATTGCTTTCTTGAAATATAGTAACAAGGAAAGTGTTAAAGCTGTTAGAGGAGTTGGAGGGTTAGAAGTGAACGCAAGAAAAACTGCAGGGGCTTCAAAGGAAATTGAGGTTGAAGTTGATAAGCCTTTAGGACTCACTTTGGGTCCTAAACCTGGTGAAGGTGGCGGCGTCATTATCACT GGAGTTGATGGGGGTGGAAATGCAGCAAAAGCAGGGCTGAAAGTTGGAGATCAAGTGATATACACAAGTAGTTTCTTTGGTGATGAACTTTGGCCTGCTGACAGACTCGGGTTCACCAAAACTGCAATTCAGGCTGTGCCCGATTCCGTTTACTTTGTCGTTAGCAG GGGTGCTTATGTAGATGTCAAACGACTACCGAAACGACCACAACCTCCTCGTTTTGGACGCAAGCTAACCGATGCTCAAAAG GCTCGAGCAACTCATATTTGTTTGGACTGCGGATTCATATACACATTATCCAAGCCTTTCGAAGAACAG CCGGATGAGTACTTGTGCCCCCAATGTAGAGCACCTAAAAAGAGGTTCGCCGGATATGATCCAGCCACCGGAAAAGCTATTGGTGGGACCCTTCCTCCTATTGGTGTAATTCTTGGACTTGTAGTAGGTCTTGCAGGAGTTGGGGCATTGCTTGTATATGGTCTTCAGTGA